One region of Catenuloplanes indicus genomic DNA includes:
- a CDS encoding redoxin family protein gives MGAALLALSACVSPPESWVEAAAPSAPPPAAPPVVATSESPEPSGPVPDLLKFTGTTLDGKSFDGTTLAHRPAVLWFWAPWCATCASQGWTVAKEAPRYAGRVPIIGVAGLSTDTAAMNKFVADYEVGGVPQINDGAGELWTRFEVTRQSYYVMLDASGTVVHKGWLDDQDLVSWLDRLAA, from the coding sequence ATGGGAGCCGCGCTGCTGGCGCTGAGCGCGTGCGTGTCACCACCGGAGTCCTGGGTCGAGGCCGCCGCGCCGTCGGCCCCTCCGCCGGCCGCGCCCCCGGTGGTGGCGACCTCGGAGAGTCCCGAGCCCTCCGGCCCGGTGCCGGATCTGCTCAAGTTCACCGGCACCACGCTGGACGGGAAGTCCTTCGACGGTACGACGCTGGCGCACCGGCCGGCCGTGCTGTGGTTCTGGGCGCCGTGGTGCGCCACCTGCGCCAGCCAGGGCTGGACCGTCGCCAAGGAGGCGCCGCGGTACGCGGGCCGGGTGCCGATCATCGGCGTGGCCGGGCTCAGCACGGACACCGCGGCGATGAACAAGTTCGTCGCGGACTACGAGGTCGGCGGCGTGCCGCAGATCAACGACGGCGCCGGTGAGCTGTGGACCCGGTTCGAGGTCACCCGGCAGTCCTACTACGTGATGCTGGACGCGAGCGGCACGGTCGTGCACAAGGGCTGGCTCGACGATCAGGACCTGGTCAGCTGGCTCGACCGGCTGGCGGCCTGA
- a CDS encoding GTP-binding protein, which yields MVYAPSSRPAPISVKIVVSGGFGVGKTTFVSAISEIEPLVTEAEMTERSIGIDDTSQVAAKTTTTVALDFGRITLDESLVLYLFGTPGQDRFAFLWDDLVDGALGAVVLVDTRRIEDCFPALDYFEEHNIPFLLGVNVFDSINRFDLQEVREALGVADYVPVVECDARNRESVKSILVSLIEQVLAARLGHGRAMATR from the coding sequence ATCGTGTACGCGCCCTCTAGCCGCCCAGCACCGATTTCGGTGAAAATCGTGGTGAGCGGTGGGTTCGGCGTCGGAAAGACCACTTTCGTGAGTGCGATTTCCGAGATCGAGCCTCTGGTCACCGAAGCCGAGATGACCGAACGGTCCATCGGCATCGACGACACGTCGCAGGTAGCCGCCAAGACCACCACCACGGTGGCGCTGGACTTCGGCCGCATCACCCTCGACGAGTCCCTGGTCCTGTACCTGTTCGGCACGCCCGGACAGGACCGGTTCGCGTTCCTCTGGGACGACCTGGTCGACGGCGCGCTCGGCGCCGTGGTGCTGGTCGACACGCGCCGGATCGAGGACTGCTTCCCCGCGCTGGACTACTTCGAGGAACACAACATCCCGTTCCTGCTCGGGGTGAACGTGTTCGACTCGATCAACCGGTTCGACCTCCAGGAGGTCCGGGAGGCGCTCGGCGTCGCGGACTACGTGCCGGTCGTCGAGTGCGACGCCCGGAACCGCGAGTCGGTCAAGAGCATCCTGGTGTCGCTGATCGAGCAGGTCCTCGCGGCCCGGCTCGGCCACGGCCGGGCGATGGCGACCCGGTAA
- a CDS encoding DUF742 domain-containing protein → MSTDPESGLRMPDPRMFPKWQPETRPDRERTDEHVGGHRAPSGSSSEGEDPVVRPFLVTGGRTRPLADNIRIETLFFAQPAALSAPLRFEAERIVQLCQAPMSLADLAAALRTPLGVTRVLVGDLIAEKYLQVSEQTNELSIELIERIRDRVRAL, encoded by the coding sequence GTGAGCACCGACCCCGAGTCCGGTCTGCGGATGCCGGATCCGCGGATGTTCCCGAAATGGCAGCCGGAGACGCGGCCGGACCGGGAGCGGACGGACGAGCACGTCGGCGGACACCGTGCCCCGAGCGGGTCCTCCTCCGAGGGGGAGGACCCGGTCGTCCGGCCGTTCCTGGTCACCGGTGGCCGGACCCGGCCGCTGGCCGACAACATCCGCATCGAGACGCTGTTCTTCGCACAGCCGGCCGCGCTCTCCGCGCCGCTGCGCTTCGAAGCGGAGCGGATCGTGCAGCTCTGCCAGGCGCCGATGTCCCTCGCGGACCTCGCCGCCGCGCTGCGCACGCCCCTCGGCGTGACGCGGGTGCTGGTCGGGGACCTGATAGCCGAGAAGTACCTACAGGTGTCCGAACAGACGAACGAGCTTTCCATCGAACTGATCGAGAGGATTCGGGATCGTGTACGCGCCCTCTAG
- a CDS encoding roadblock/LC7 domain-containing protein, with protein MSVDTQTDRHQFNWLLGNFVHQTDGVKDAVAVSSDGLLIAASDGLNRTEADHLAAIVSSMASLARSASKKYEFEGLKLIMIEMKRGFLLVSVITGGSVLGVVATGDSDLGLIGYEISTLTERFGSLLTPALIAESRRHLGL; from the coding sequence ATGAGCGTCGACACTCAGACGGATCGGCACCAGTTCAACTGGCTGCTCGGCAACTTCGTGCACCAGACCGACGGGGTCAAGGACGCCGTGGCGGTCTCCTCCGACGGCCTGCTCATCGCCGCCTCGGACGGACTGAACCGGACCGAGGCCGACCACCTGGCGGCGATCGTCTCCAGCATGGCCAGCCTGGCCCGCAGCGCCTCGAAGAAGTACGAGTTCGAGGGCCTGAAGCTGATCATGATCGAGATGAAGCGGGGCTTCCTGCTGGTCTCCGTCATCACCGGCGGCAGCGTGCTCGGCGTGGTCGCCACCGGCGACAGCGATCTCGGCCTGATCGGGTACGAGATCTCCACGCTGACCGAGCGGTTCGGATCGCTGCTCACGCCGGCGCTGATCGCGGAGTCCCGACGTCACCTGGGCCTGTGA
- a CDS encoding sensor histidine kinase produces MLVLVVAFNNARATTHDITLALSVQRLVQALQDERGATAGLLTGNELVAARLDESRQAVDQQRQAVAGLITGDDDAGHELDARTQSTLNSLDALANFRGQVDQRAVSLNSSVVFFTDRITAFNTIDFELDRLDDQALRRMVTVLESLNTVKEGASLESVRLNEVFLRGTFEVDGVNQYVDYAGFIATQDAAFTAFAGAATQAQRDEFARVLDTGSARTVDRFREIADESADGREIFADTGLYSNAMIQYLNGVTGLQETVADQIKDRASQLQTDALNAILILVVIVAASIAAAVVLLFYASRSITRPLAALSAEADHIAEVRLPQAVALAQELSPDEERPKLTPIRLARGASAEMQAVADAFDHIQATAYALATEQALLRKSTTESLANLGRRNQNLLRRQLGFITTLEREETDPSALANLFELDHLATRMRRNAESLLVLVGSQSQRQWSAPLPIADVIRAAVSEVEEYRRVSFRRIDEANITGAVVSGVAHLLAELIENGLTFSPPDSDVEIQGRRVGDQYLIAIVDQGVGMNDVEIEAANARLRGEGDFITAPARYLGHYVVGQLARDMGAEVKLASSPVTGVTARVLLPASVMANSSSPAVIRDGEIVDERPAMPVIPPAPFTPVMAAPPAPPAPPAPPAPEVARPLVSSGAPTQAPDAPYLAIGGRVKPGVVEYLTVPPSPEVVAAEAAAEAVAEQVSPRPRTIETGEVERTRNGLRKRAPRTSRPEAEAAPAPSAPETRAAMVDSSPAEVRNRLTALRAGMQRANTDVRSNPYGTEDGGTSA; encoded by the coding sequence GTGCTGGTCCTGGTCGTGGCGTTCAACAACGCCCGGGCCACCACCCACGACATCACGCTCGCGCTCAGCGTGCAACGCCTGGTCCAGGCGCTGCAGGACGAGCGCGGCGCCACCGCCGGTCTGCTCACCGGTAACGAGCTGGTCGCCGCCCGGCTGGACGAGTCCCGCCAGGCCGTCGACCAGCAGCGGCAGGCCGTCGCCGGCCTGATCACCGGGGACGACGACGCGGGCCACGAGCTCGACGCGCGGACCCAGTCCACGCTGAACTCGCTGGACGCGCTGGCGAACTTCCGCGGTCAGGTCGACCAGCGTGCCGTCAGCCTGAACAGCTCGGTCGTGTTCTTCACGGACCGGATCACCGCGTTCAACACCATCGACTTCGAGCTGGACCGGCTCGACGACCAGGCGCTGCGCCGGATGGTGACCGTGCTGGAGTCGCTGAACACCGTCAAGGAGGGCGCCTCGCTGGAGAGCGTCCGCCTGAACGAGGTGTTCCTGCGCGGCACGTTCGAGGTGGACGGCGTGAACCAGTACGTCGACTACGCCGGTTTCATCGCGACGCAGGACGCGGCGTTCACCGCGTTCGCCGGCGCCGCGACCCAGGCGCAGCGCGACGAGTTCGCCCGCGTGCTGGACACCGGCTCGGCCCGTACCGTGGATCGCTTCCGGGAGATCGCGGACGAGTCCGCGGACGGCCGGGAGATCTTCGCGGACACCGGGCTCTACTCGAACGCGATGATCCAGTACCTGAACGGCGTCACGGGTCTCCAGGAGACCGTCGCCGACCAGATCAAGGATCGGGCCTCCCAGCTCCAGACGGACGCGCTCAACGCGATCCTGATCCTGGTCGTCATCGTGGCCGCCTCCATCGCGGCCGCGGTCGTGCTGCTCTTCTACGCGTCCCGGTCGATCACCCGGCCGCTGGCGGCGCTGTCCGCCGAGGCCGACCACATCGCCGAGGTGCGGCTGCCGCAGGCGGTGGCGCTCGCCCAGGAGCTGTCGCCGGACGAGGAGCGGCCGAAGCTGACCCCGATCCGCCTGGCTCGCGGCGCGTCCGCCGAGATGCAGGCCGTGGCCGACGCGTTCGACCACATCCAGGCCACCGCGTACGCGCTCGCCACCGAGCAGGCGCTGCTACGGAAGTCGACCACCGAGTCGCTGGCCAACCTCGGCCGCCGCAACCAGAACCTGCTCCGCCGCCAGCTGGGCTTCATCACCACGCTGGAGCGGGAGGAGACGGACCCGTCCGCGCTCGCCAACCTGTTCGAGCTGGACCACCTGGCCACCCGTATGCGACGGAACGCGGAGAGCCTCCTGGTGCTCGTCGGCTCGCAGAGCCAGCGGCAGTGGTCGGCACCGCTCCCGATCGCGGACGTGATCCGGGCCGCGGTCTCCGAGGTCGAGGAGTACCGCCGGGTGTCGTTCCGCCGGATCGACGAGGCGAACATCACCGGTGCCGTGGTCAGCGGCGTGGCGCACCTGCTCGCCGAACTGATCGAGAACGGCCTGACGTTCTCCCCGCCGGACTCGGACGTGGAGATCCAGGGCCGCCGCGTCGGCGACCAGTACCTGATCGCGATCGTGGACCAGGGCGTCGGCATGAACGACGTCGAGATCGAGGCCGCGAACGCGCGTCTGCGCGGTGAGGGCGACTTCATCACGGCGCCGGCTCGCTACCTCGGCCACTACGTGGTCGGTCAGCTGGCGCGGGACATGGGCGCGGAGGTGAAGCTGGCGTCCTCGCCGGTCACCGGCGTCACCGCCCGCGTGCTGCTGCCCGCGTCGGTGATGGCGAACTCGTCGTCGCCGGCCGTGATCCGGGACGGCGAGATCGTCGACGAGCGTCCGGCCATGCCGGTCATCCCGCCCGCGCCGTTCACCCCGGTGATGGCGGCGCCCCCGGCTCCGCCGGCCCCGCCCGCGCCCCCGGCTCCGGAGGTCGCCCGGCCTCTGGTCAGCTCCGGCGCGCCGACCCAGGCACCGGACGCGCCGTACCTGGCGATCGGTGGCCGGGTCAAGCCGGGGGTGGTCGAGTACCTGACGGTGCCGCCGTCGCCCGAGGTGGTGGCCGCGGAGGCCGCCGCCGAGGCGGTCGCGGAGCAGGTCTCGCCGCGTCCCCGGACGATCGAGACCGGGGAGGTCGAGCGCACCCGCAACGGGCTGCGCAAGCGGGCCCCGCGGACCAGCCGGCCGGAGGCCGAGGCCGCACCGGCGCCGAGCGCGCCGGAGACCCGGGCCGCGATGGTCGACTCCTCGCCGGCCGAGGTGCGCAACCGGCTCACGGCGCTGCGCGCGGGCATGCAGCGCGCCAACACCGATGTTCGATCCAACCCGTACGGCACCGAAGACGGAGGTACCAGCGCATGA
- a CDS encoding aromatic ring-hydroxylating oxygenase subunit alpha, giving the protein MSGPASLRPTLPGRLYADPEIFAREQRDVFEAMWFCAVRSADVDRPGRFRTVTVGRESVLVTRDRDGVARAFLNVCRHRGATLCTDESGEVKRTFRCPYHAWSYDLDGRLAAAPNLARMPDVDRTEYGLVPVAVREWLGYVWVCLAGEPPSFEEDVVGACTERLGDAEKIGNYQIADLAVGRRIRYDVRANWKLIIENFMECYHCATIHPELVDVLPEFSRGYAAQSSVGHGAEFGPRIEGFTVDGSAGLDRIPTVDEDQDRRYFAITVKPQVFINLVPDHVILHRMFPLAVDRTIVECDWLYLPRVVAEGRDVSRSVELFDRVNRQDFDACERCQPAMSSRAYARGGVLVPSEHHITEFHEWVERRLTGGSGAH; this is encoded by the coding sequence ATGAGCGGGCCGGCCAGCCTTCGGCCGACGCTGCCCGGGCGGCTCTACGCGGATCCGGAGATCTTCGCCCGGGAGCAGCGGGACGTCTTCGAGGCGATGTGGTTCTGCGCGGTGCGGTCCGCCGACGTCGACCGGCCCGGCCGGTTCCGGACGGTGACCGTGGGCCGGGAGAGCGTGCTGGTCACCCGGGACCGGGACGGTGTGGCGCGCGCGTTCCTGAACGTGTGCCGGCACCGCGGCGCGACGCTGTGCACGGACGAGTCCGGCGAGGTGAAACGGACGTTCCGGTGCCCGTACCACGCCTGGTCCTATGATCTTGACGGCCGCCTCGCGGCCGCGCCCAACCTGGCGCGGATGCCGGACGTGGACCGCACGGAGTACGGGCTGGTCCCGGTCGCGGTCCGGGAGTGGCTCGGGTACGTCTGGGTGTGCCTGGCCGGCGAGCCGCCGTCGTTCGAGGAGGACGTGGTCGGCGCGTGCACCGAGCGGCTCGGCGACGCAGAGAAGATCGGCAACTACCAGATCGCGGACCTCGCGGTCGGCCGCCGGATCCGCTACGACGTACGCGCGAACTGGAAGTTGATCATCGAGAACTTCATGGAGTGCTACCACTGCGCGACCATCCACCCGGAGCTGGTCGACGTGCTGCCGGAGTTCTCCCGGGGGTACGCCGCGCAGTCCTCGGTCGGGCACGGCGCCGAGTTCGGCCCGCGGATCGAGGGCTTCACGGTCGACGGCAGCGCCGGGCTGGACCGGATCCCGACGGTGGACGAGGACCAGGACCGGCGGTATTTCGCGATTACCGTCAAACCGCAGGTGTTCATCAACCTGGTGCCGGATCATGTAATCCTGCACCGGATGTTCCCGCTCGCCGTGGACCGGACGATCGTCGAGTGCGACTGGCTCTACCTGCCGCGGGTGGTGGCGGAGGGCCGGGACGTGAGCCGCTCGGTGGAGCTGTTCGACCGGGTCAACCGGCAGGACTTCGACGCGTGCGAGCGGTGCCAGCCGGCCATGTCGTCCCGCGCGTACGCCCGGGGCGGCGTGCTCGTGCCGAGCGAGCACCACATCACGGAGTTCCACGAGTGGGTGGAGCGCCGGCTCACCGGTGGTTCCGGGGCGCACTGA
- the solA gene encoding N-methyl-L-tryptophan oxidase, with the protein MPAYDVIVLGLGGMGSAAAYHLAARGQRVLGLERFGPAHDQGASHGGSRITRQSYFEDPAYVPLLLRAYELWDRLAADSGADVMTLCGGLMIGPAGSRTVAGSRRSAEQWGLPHEMLDAAELRRRFPTLHPRPDDVALFEAKAGLVRPEATVAAHLRLAAAAGAELRFGEPAVEWKATASGVEVTTESGVHSAGHLVVAPGAWAPRMLADLGVPLVVERQVQYWFAPRAPIADFAPDRHPIWIWEDPDGTQIYGFPALDGPDGGVKVAFFRRGVVCTPETIDRDVHPAEIEAIGAHLGRVLPGAAGSFLRAKTCMYTNTPDEHFVIAAHPEHATVTVACGFSGHGFKFVPVVGEILADLATTGGTAHPIALFDPKRSF; encoded by the coding sequence ATGCCGGCCTATGACGTGATCGTGCTTGGCCTCGGTGGAATGGGGAGTGCCGCGGCGTACCACCTGGCCGCGCGCGGCCAGCGGGTACTCGGGCTGGAACGGTTCGGCCCGGCGCACGACCAGGGGGCCAGCCACGGTGGCTCCCGGATCACCCGGCAGTCGTACTTCGAGGACCCGGCGTACGTACCGTTGCTGCTCAGGGCCTATGAACTGTGGGACCGGCTGGCGGCGGACTCCGGTGCGGACGTGATGACGCTGTGCGGTGGCCTGATGATCGGCCCGGCGGGCAGCCGCACCGTGGCCGGGTCGCGGCGCAGCGCGGAGCAGTGGGGCCTGCCGCACGAGATGCTGGACGCGGCCGAGCTGCGCCGCCGCTTCCCGACGCTGCACCCGCGGCCGGACGACGTGGCGCTGTTCGAGGCCAAGGCCGGGCTGGTCCGGCCGGAGGCGACGGTCGCCGCTCACCTTCGGCTCGCCGCGGCGGCCGGCGCGGAGCTGCGCTTCGGCGAGCCCGCGGTCGAGTGGAAGGCCACCGCGAGCGGCGTCGAGGTGACCACGGAGTCCGGCGTCCACTCGGCCGGGCACCTGGTGGTGGCGCCCGGCGCGTGGGCGCCGCGCATGCTCGCCGATCTGGGCGTGCCGCTGGTGGTGGAACGGCAGGTGCAGTACTGGTTCGCGCCGCGCGCACCGATCGCGGACTTCGCGCCGGACCGGCACCCGATCTGGATCTGGGAGGACCCGGACGGCACCCAGATCTACGGCTTCCCGGCGCTGGACGGGCCGGACGGCGGCGTGAAGGTCGCGTTCTTCCGCCGCGGCGTGGTCTGCACGCCGGAGACGATCGACCGGGACGTGCACCCGGCCGAGATCGAGGCGATCGGCGCGCACCTCGGCCGGGTGCTGCCCGGCGCGGCCGGGTCGTTCCTGCGCGCGAAGACCTGTATGTACACGAACACGCCGGACGAGCACTTCGTGATCGCGGCGCACCCGGAACACGCGACCGTCACGGTGGCGTGCGGGTTCTCCGGCCACGGCTTCAAGTTCGTGCCGGTGGTCGGCGAGATCCTGGCCGACCTGGCCACCACCGGCGGCACCGCGCACCCGATCGCGCTGTTCGACCCGAAGCGGAGCTTCTGA
- a CDS encoding GcvT family protein, with the protein MSTPRVVIIGAGIVGCALAEELTRRGWTDVTVLERGPLFAAGGSSSHAPGLVFQTNPSRTMAALAAYTVRKYSDLGVFDRVGGLEVATTPERLGEIRRRHGFATACGIEAQLVTGERAADLFPPLDRETVLGALHTPGDGLVHAVAAGEAQARLAVDRGARFVPRQRVVAIDQAGGRVTGVRTEDGTAWPADVVVSCAGFWGPAIGALAGQPVPLLPMAHQYARTGPLHLEGRLPILRHQDRDLYVRGYDDHLGIGSYSHRPMPVTLAQTETTTGPMPSMLPFTPDDFAPAFADARALLPGLPGIAHGFNGVFSFTADGFPLLGESRELRGFWLAEAIWVTHSAGAARAVAEWLVDGRPGVDLHEADLQRFEEPQLAPDFVAERSARSFVEVYDVIHPLDPPAVARPLRVSPFHQRQRELGAVFGEASGWERPLWYEANAGLPRPELPARDEWSARFWSPIAAGEARAAREGVALFDMTSLKRLAVTGPGAAAYLNAMTSNDVDRPVGTVTYTLLLDTAGGIRSDLTVARLAEDRFQVGANGNLDLDHLARHAPPGVQVADLTPGTCCLGLWGPRARELAASITGDDLGFGYFRARRAHLGGVPVTMLRVSYVGEPGWELYTGADLGLRLWDVLWRAGVRYGLVAAGRSAFTSLRLEKGYRAWGVDMTTEHDPYEAGLGFAVKPGDYVGHAAISGKKAPVRRLTCLLIDGDQVVMGKEPVLAGGAVAGYVTSAAWGYTIGRSIAYAWLPTALAAPGTPVEIGYFGTRVPATVTAEPLFDPKGSRLRD; encoded by the coding sequence ATGAGCACGCCGCGGGTGGTGATCATCGGGGCCGGGATCGTCGGCTGCGCGCTGGCCGAGGAGCTGACCCGGCGCGGCTGGACGGACGTGACCGTGCTGGAGCGCGGCCCGCTGTTCGCGGCCGGTGGCTCCAGCTCGCACGCGCCCGGTCTGGTCTTCCAGACGAACCCGTCGCGGACGATGGCCGCGCTGGCGGCGTACACGGTCCGCAAATATTCGGATCTGGGGGTTTTCGACCGCGTCGGCGGGCTGGAGGTGGCCACCACGCCGGAACGCCTGGGGGAGATCCGGCGCCGGCACGGCTTCGCCACCGCGTGCGGCATCGAGGCGCAGCTGGTCACGGGCGAGCGTGCGGCGGACCTGTTCCCGCCGCTCGACCGGGAGACGGTGCTGGGTGCGCTGCACACGCCCGGCGACGGCCTGGTGCACGCGGTCGCGGCCGGCGAGGCGCAGGCCCGGCTGGCCGTCGACCGCGGCGCCCGGTTCGTACCCCGGCAGCGGGTTGTCGCCATTGATCAGGCGGGTGGCCGGGTGACCGGGGTGCGCACCGAGGACGGCACCGCGTGGCCGGCCGACGTCGTGGTCTCCTGCGCCGGTTTCTGGGGACCGGCGATCGGAGCGCTGGCTGGTCAGCCGGTCCCGCTGCTGCCGATGGCCCACCAGTACGCGCGGACCGGGCCGCTCCACCTGGAGGGCCGCCTGCCGATTCTCCGGCATCAGGATCGGGACCTTTACGTCCGCGGGTACGACGACCACCTCGGGATCGGCTCGTACAGCCATCGCCCGATGCCGGTCACGCTCGCGCAGACCGAGACCACGACCGGGCCGATGCCGTCGATGCTGCCGTTCACGCCGGACGACTTCGCACCCGCGTTCGCCGACGCCCGGGCGCTGCTGCCGGGACTGCCCGGCATCGCGCACGGCTTCAACGGCGTCTTCTCGTTCACCGCGGACGGCTTCCCGCTGCTCGGCGAGTCCCGGGAGCTGCGCGGGTTCTGGCTGGCCGAGGCGATCTGGGTGACCCACTCGGCCGGTGCGGCCCGCGCGGTCGCGGAGTGGCTGGTCGACGGCCGGCCCGGTGTGGACCTGCACGAGGCAGACCTGCAACGCTTCGAGGAGCCGCAGCTCGCGCCGGACTTCGTGGCCGAGCGCAGCGCCCGCAGCTTCGTCGAGGTGTACGACGTCATCCACCCGCTCGACCCGCCCGCGGTCGCCCGCCCGCTCCGGGTCAGCCCGTTCCACCAGCGGCAACGCGAGCTGGGCGCGGTGTTCGGCGAGGCGTCCGGCTGGGAGCGCCCGCTCTGGTACGAGGCGAACGCCGGCCTGCCTCGCCCGGAGCTGCCGGCGCGCGACGAGTGGTCCGCGCGGTTCTGGTCGCCGATCGCGGCCGGTGAGGCGCGCGCGGCCCGGGAGGGCGTGGCGCTGTTCGACATGACCTCGCTGAAGCGGCTCGCGGTCACCGGCCCCGGCGCCGCCGCCTACCTCAACGCGATGACCAGCAACGACGTGGACCGGCCGGTCGGCACGGTCACGTACACGCTGCTGCTGGACACGGCCGGTGGCATCCGCAGCGACCTGACCGTGGCGCGGCTGGCCGAGGACCGGTTCCAGGTCGGCGCGAACGGCAACCTGGACCTCGACCACCTGGCCCGGCACGCGCCGCCGGGCGTGCAGGTGGCCGACCTCACGCCCGGCACCTGCTGCCTGGGCCTGTGGGGACCGCGGGCGCGCGAGCTGGCCGCCTCGATCACCGGCGACGACCTGGGCTTCGGCTACTTCCGGGCGCGGCGTGCGCACCTGGGCGGGGTGCCGGTCACGATGCTGCGCGTCTCCTACGTCGGCGAGCCGGGCTGGGAGCTCTACACCGGCGCGGACCTCGGGCTGCGGCTGTGGGACGTGCTGTGGCGGGCCGGCGTGCGGTACGGGCTGGTCGCGGCCGGGCGCAGCGCGTTCACCAGCCTGCGCCTGGAGAAGGGCTACCGGGCGTGGGGCGTGGACATGACCACCGAGCACGATCCGTACGAGGCCGGGCTCGGTTTCGCGGTCAAACCCGGCGACTATGTCGGCCATGCCGCGATAAGCGGCAAGAAGGCGCCGGTACGGCGGCTGACCTGCCTGCTGATCGACGGCGACCAGGTCGTGATGGGCAAGGAGCCGGTGCTCGCGGGCGGTGCCGTCGCCGGCTACGTGACCAGCGCGGCCTGGGGCTACACGATCGGCCGGTCGATCGCCTACGCCTGGCTGCCCACCGCACTGGCCGCGCCCGGCACGCCCGTGGAGATCGGCTACTTCGGCACCCGGGTGCCGGCCACGGTCACGGCCGAACCACTCTTCGACCCGAAGGGTTCCCGTCTCCGGGACTGA
- a CDS encoding ABC transporter substrate-binding protein — MKRYTAALLTLTLAGCGGVTSGAGDDPDKGPVNIAINAWVGYEANAAVIKHLLEEEMGYQVEEKTLKEEVAWQGFETGEVDVIVENWGHEDLKKTYIEEKKVAVEVGPTGNQGVIGWYVPQWMAEQYPDITDWNNLNKYADLFKTSESGDKGQLLDGDPSFVTNDEALVTNLKLDYKVVYSGSEAALIKAAQAATAQRKPLLFYFYEPQWLFSQESYVRVKLPAWTEGCDADPAKVACDYPDYVLDKIASKKFQDTGGDAYTLVKNFSWTNEDQNLVADYITNQGMSADDAAAKWVAEHESVWKPWIPAA, encoded by the coding sequence ATGAAGAGGTATACGGCGGCACTGCTCACGCTCACGCTCGCTGGATGTGGCGGCGTCACATCGGGCGCCGGTGACGATCCGGACAAGGGGCCGGTGAACATCGCGATCAACGCCTGGGTCGGTTACGAGGCGAACGCCGCGGTGATCAAGCACCTGCTCGAGGAGGAGATGGGCTACCAGGTCGAGGAGAAGACCCTCAAGGAGGAGGTCGCCTGGCAGGGTTTCGAGACCGGCGAGGTGGACGTGATCGTGGAGAACTGGGGCCACGAGGACCTGAAGAAGACCTACATCGAGGAGAAGAAGGTCGCGGTCGAGGTCGGGCCGACCGGCAACCAGGGCGTGATCGGCTGGTACGTCCCGCAGTGGATGGCCGAGCAGTACCCGGACATCACGGACTGGAACAACCTGAACAAGTACGCGGACCTGTTCAAGACGTCCGAGTCCGGCGACAAGGGCCAGCTGCTGGACGGCGACCCGTCGTTCGTCACGAACGACGAGGCGCTGGTCACGAACCTCAAGCTGGACTACAAGGTGGTCTACTCCGGCAGCGAGGCCGCGCTGATCAAGGCGGCGCAGGCGGCCACGGCGCAACGGAAGCCGCTGCTGTTCTACTTCTACGAGCCGCAGTGGCTGTTCTCCCAGGAGTCGTACGTGCGGGTGAAGCTGCCGGCCTGGACCGAGGGCTGCGACGCGGACCCGGCCAAGGTCGCCTGCGACTACCCGGACTACGTGCTCGACAAGATCGCGTCGAAGAAGTTCCAGGACACCGGCGGCGACGCGTACACGCTGGTCAAGAACTTCTCCTGGACGAACGAGGACCAGAACCTGGTCGCGGACTACATCACGAACCAGGGGATGAGCGCGGACGACGCGGCCGCGAAGTGGGTCGCCGAGCACGAGTCGGTCTGGAAGCCGTGGATCCCGGCCGCATGA